The Methanobrevibacter sp. TMH8 region ATAAAATTTAAAATTATATTTTATAAATATATTTTATAATAAATTTATTATAAATTTACAATTATATTTTTATAATAAATTTTTATAATAAATTTTTATAATTAAATTTACAATTATATTATAACTAAAACTTATACCTAAATTTATAACTATATTTTATGATTAAATTTATAATTAAATTTATGTTTAAATATATAATTGAATTTAAATTATATTATAATTAAATTTATAATTAAAAATATCTATATTAATATATTAAATCTTAATAGAATATTAATTTTACTATTCATAAAGATAATACCGTAATATTATCATATACTAACTAATAAAATAATAGAACAATGAGTATAAGCAATAACTATAATTAATAATAAAAATAAAAATAAAAAGTAATTATAACTAGCTAAAAATTTAAAAATAAAGAGTTCAAAATAGCTAATAAATAATAATAATATTAAATAACATAAAAAGAGATGAAATATTATGTTTGAAGAAGAAAAAGATAATAAAATATATAATCTTTTAATTAGTAATGGAAATGATCCAAACAAAGAATATCCAAAGTTTGTAGAAGCATTATACTCTAAAAATGAATTTTTATGGAAAGAATCAGCTGCTGGAAACTACGAACATATGACCGAAAACTTTTTAAAGAAATTAGATGTAGTTATAATTTTATCAGGATTATATGATAAAAATAAAAAAGATATAGATAATATTGTTAAAGCTGCACAAAAATTCAATATACCTATAATTTTAGTAAGACCACATGGACTTGAAGAAGTTCCAGAAAACTTAGAATCAGTAGCTACTGGTCTTGTAGGTTGGAATGCAAATTGTATAATTGATACAATAAAAGGAGCTTTAGAACTAGATTCTGAAGGACAATGCGAAATTTAATCAAAAAAATATTAATCAATAATTATTTCAAAATCAAGTGCTTTTCCTTCTTTCAAATCATTTATTAAATCTTTGTTTAAATCACAAGAAGCTTTATCTGATTTTATCATAAGTGTACGTGAACAAACAAAAGTACTTTTTCTACATACAATATCTGTAGGGTGATCCAAACTAAGATCTGGATGACCATATCCTACAATACAATCTTTTGAACTTTCTGTAGTAAGTTTAACAGTAATTTTAGTGTTTTCATCCATGATTTTCTCTTTAATATTAGTTGGAAAATCATTCATTGTTTTATCCATAGCTACACCAATTATACAATCACCAGATAATGAAAGTTCATTATCTTTTGTAATTTCAAAAGTAGACTTATGTTCTGAAAGAACATTTTTGTGACCTTTTGCTTGTATTTTAAACTTCATTTTATCAATTATTATTCATTTGAAAATAAATTTTTATTAATTTTTATTAGCATTACTAAGTTTTACTAGCTTTTACTAGTTTTTACTAGTTTTTACTAGTTTTTAATAGTTTTTAATAGTTTTATTAGTTTTCATTAACTTTTATTAATTATTATAAATTATTATAAATTTTTATTAATTATTATTAATTCTTATTAAGTATTATTAAGTATTATTTATTATTATTTATTTTTATTAATTTATACTAATTATTATTTGTTTTTATTATGTTATATTTATCTTATTATTTTTAATGATTATAATATATAGAATAATTTATATATTTTT contains the following coding sequences:
- a CDS encoding DUF371 domain-containing protein, which translates into the protein MKFKIQAKGHKNVLSEHKSTFEITKDNELSLSGDCIIGVAMDKTMNDFPTNIKEKIMDENTKITVKLTTESSKDCIVGYGHPDLSLDHPTDIVCRKSTFVCSRTLMIKSDKASCDLNKDLINDLKEGKALDFEIIID
- a CDS encoding nuclease; the encoded protein is MFEEEKDNKIYNLLISNGNDPNKEYPKFVEALYSKNEFLWKESAAGNYEHMTENFLKKLDVVIILSGLYDKNKKDIDNIVKAAQKFNIPIILVRPHGLEEVPENLESVATGLVGWNANCIIDTIKGALELDSEGQCEI